The Pecten maximus chromosome 12, xPecMax1.1, whole genome shotgun sequence genome includes a region encoding these proteins:
- the LOC117339647 gene encoding putative glycine-rich cell wall structural protein 1, with protein MLKQASVLLCVVALSLADSVYPKGGYNKGYSKGWPMNGYGRGYMGNMMGGYGPGNMGWGPSMGNGRWGMNNMGMGNGFMYGNMMGNGYGNMMGNGNMMGNGYGWGYPMGNRYGYNMMGNGFGNMMGNGNMMGNGNMMGNGYGWGYPMGNGYGYNMMGNGYGNMMGNRFGNMMGYGNYPGGMNNMGMWGNSYYPGSMGNGYGRGYMGMNGYGWGNMNNMGGYNGNRWGMNGNMYGIGGRGYSGMFGKTMSKKGSY; from the exons ATGCTTAAACAAGCTTCAGTACTCCTGTGCGTGGTGGCGCTGAGCCTCGCTGATTCTGTATACCCCAAAGGAGGATATAATAAAGGATATAGCAAAGGATGGCCCATGAACGGATACGGAAGAGGCTACATGGGAAACATGATGGGCGGATATGGCCCAGGAAACATGGGATGGGGCCCAAGTATGGGAAATGGAAGATGGGGAATGAATAACATGGGAATGGGAAATGGTTTTATGTACGGAAATATGATGGGAAATGGATATGGAAATATGATGGGAAATGGAAATATGATGGGAAATGGATACGGATGGGGATATCCTATGGGAAACAGATATGGATATAACATGATGGGAAATGGATTTGGAAATATGATGGGAAATGGAAATATGATGGGAAATGGAAATATGATGGGAAATGGATACGGATGGGGATATCCTATGGGAAACGGATATGGATATAACATGATGGGAAATGGATATGGAAATATGATGGGAAATAGATTTGGAAATATGATGGGATATGGAAACTATCCAGGTGGAATGAACAATATGGGAATGTGGGGTAATTCTTATTATCCAGGTTCTATGGGAAACGGTTACGGAAGGGGATACATGGGAATGAACGGCTACGGATGGGGAAATATGAATAACATGGGCGGATACAATGGTAATCGATGGGGAATGAACGGAAATATGTACGGAATTGGCGGAAGAGGATACAGTGGAATGTTCGGAAAAACCATGAGCAAG AAGGGATCATATTAG